A region of Dioscorea cayenensis subsp. rotundata cultivar TDr96_F1 chromosome 5, TDr96_F1_v2_PseudoChromosome.rev07_lg8_w22 25.fasta, whole genome shotgun sequence DNA encodes the following proteins:
- the LOC120261689 gene encoding probable protein phosphatase 2C 57 isoform X2 encodes MAGNFGGGEDGGSSGDGKPPNPLSGGGRLSFGGGNGSSPRLPTLARHASLTKKKVGVSFDLEDSRECCDSEYIPVVRSGGWSDIGFRQSMEDTFVCCDDFMHDYGLKKLGPGPNAFYGTDTAFADACSADSALASGTTALAALIIGRSLVVANAGDCRAVLCRRGKAIEMSRDHKPACSVEKKRIEASGGYIYDGYLNGLLNVARAIGDWHMEGLKDRNGMGPLSAVPEVMQVRLTNEDEFLIIGCDGVWDVFRSQNAVDFARRKLQEHNDPAICCKELVDEALKRKTGDNLSVIVVCFSSSPPPALSVPRARVQRSISAEGLKELQGFLDSLAN; translated from the exons ATGGCGGGGAATTTCGGAGGTGGAGAGGATGGAGGATCAAGTGGTGACGGGAAGCCGCCGAACCCTCTCTCAGGGGGTGGTCGGCTCTCCTTCGGTGGGGGCAATGGGAGCTCCCCGCGCTTGCCAACACTGGCTCGCCATGCATCGTTG acaaaaaaaaaagtgggtgtttcttttgatttggaagaTAGTAGGGAATGCTGTGATTCAGAATACATTCCTGTTGTGCGCTCTGGTGGTTGGTCAGATATTGGGTTCCGTCAGAGCATGGAGGATACTTTTGTTTGCTGTGATGACTTCATGCATGATTATGGGCTTAAGAAACTTGGGCCTGGACCTAATGCTTTTTATGGA ACAGATACTGCATTTGCAGATGCCTGCTCTGCTGACTCTGCTCTTGCATCGGGTACTACTGCACTGGCTGCGCTCATCATTGGCAG GTCCCTAGTGGTGGCGAATGCCGGGGACTGCAGAGCGGTCCTTTGTCGTCGTGGTAAGGCCATCGAAATGTCTCGGGACCACAAGCCAGCCTGCTCTGTGGAGAAGAAGCGGATTGAAGCCTCCGGAGGGTACATCTATGATGGATACCTCAATGGGCTGCTTAATGTGGCCCGTGCCATTGGTGACTGGCACATGGAAGGTTTGAAGGACCGGAATGGCATGGGCCCCCTTAGTGCGGTACCTGAAGTAATGCAGGTGAGACTCACCAATGAGGATGAGTTCTTAATAATTGGATGTGACGGTGTTTGGGATGTTTTCCGCAGTCAAAATGCAGTTGATTTTGCCCGTCGGAAACTGCAAGAGCACAACGACCCAGCTATCTGCTGCAAGGAGCTGGTCGATGAGGCCCTCAAGAGGAAGACGGGCGATAACCTGTCTGTGATCGTAGTGTGCTTTAGTTCATCTCCACCACCGGCTTTGTCTGTACCAAGGGCTCGTGTTCAAAGGAGCATCTCGGCAGAAGGCCTGAAGGAGCTTCAAGGTTTCTTGGATAGTCTAGCAAATTAG
- the LOC120262042 gene encoding probable inactive receptor kinase At2g26730: MDPNPLLLLALLALAVAEPPPSERSALLSFLSKTPHESRIQWNSSTPTCSWVGVTCDPNATTVIALRLPGTGLVGPIPSSTLSNLPSLRILSLHSNRLSGPLPSDFSNLTLLRSLYLHNNLLSGPFPPAIPLFPHLTRLDLSGNNFSGEIPFSLNNLTHLSRLFLQHNHFSGSLPSIDLVSLTSFDVSYNALNGSVPRSLDRFPESSFTGNLDLCGSPLPPCTPFFPAPAPAPEVPTKSSSGGLSKKAIIGISVAGGLIVIILLTVLLVCCFFRCCHRRSRDKPKPDVPPPPPPPVVSGGGESSRATAEVDDGETNRLVFVGKRGYGFDLEDLLRASAEVLGKGSVGTSYKAVLEDGTTVVVKRLKDVSAPKPDFEAHVEIIGRLDEHPNVLPLRAFYYSKDEKLLVYDYLPSGSLSALLHGSRGSGRTPLDWESRARIAMAAGKGLAHLHSAGIVNGNIKASNVILRPEPDSAAISDFGLTPIFPPSTVSRASAGYRAPEVTATLKVTFKSDIYSLGVLILELLTGRAPNQAVTVGGGEDEGVVDLPRWVQSVVREEWTAEVFDAELMRYPGVEEEMVGLLQVAMACVSTMPDSRPDAAEVVRMIKNVVGRTDDEDGNVPSRGGSGAPSPPPASTP, from the exons ATGGATCCGAATCCACTTCTCCTCCTCGCCCTCCTCGCCCTCGCCGTCGCCGAGCCTCCGCCTTCAGAACGGTCAGCGCTCCTCTCCTTCCTCTCTAAAACCCCACACGAATCTCGCATCCAATGGAACTCCTCCACTCCCACCTGCAGCTGGGTCGGCGTCACCTGCGACCCCAACGCCACCACCGTCATCGCCCTCCGCCTCCCTGGCACCGGCCTTGTCGGTCCCATCCCCTCTtccaccctctccaaccttccCTCCCTCCGCATCCTCTCTCTCCACTCCAACCGCCTTTCCGGTCCCCTCCCCTCCGACTTCTCCAACCTCACTCTCCTCCGCAGTCTCTACCTCCACAACAACCTCCTTTCTGGTCCTTTCCCTCCGGCGATCCCCCTCTTTCCCCACCTCACCCGCCTCGATCTCTCCGGCAATAACTTCTCCGGCGAGATCCCATTTTCCCTCAACAACCTCACTCACCTCTCCCGTCTTTTCCTTCAACATAACCACTTCTCTGGCTCTCTCCCCAGCATCGACCTCGTCTCTCTCACCTCCTTCGACGTCTCCTACAATGCCCTAAACGGATCGGTCCCCAGATCGCTGGATCGCTTCCCGGAGTCCTCATTCACCGGGAATCTCGACCTTTGTGGTAGCCCCCTGCCACCATGTACCCCCTTCTTCCCGGCTCCCGCTCCGGCTCCGGAGGTGCCAACCAAGTCCTCAAGCGGTGGTCTCTCTAAGAAAGCGATCATCGGGATCTCAGTCGCCGgtggcttaattgtaattatcTTGCTCACCGTCCTACTGGTCTGCTGCTTTTTCCGGTGCTGCCACCGAAGGTCGCGAGACAAGCCGAAGCCTGACGTTCCTCCGCCGCCACCGCCGCCGGTGGTCTCGGGAGGAGGGGAATCGTCAAGAGCCACGGCAGAGGTTGACGATGGGGAAACGAACCGTCTAGTGTTCGTGGGGAAACGGGGATACGGGTTCGATCTGGAGGATTTGCTCCGCGCTTCTGCGGAGGTATTAGGGAAAGGCAGTGTTGGGACGTCGTACAAGGCGGTGTTGGAGGACGGGACCACCGTCGTCGTTAAACGCCTTAAAGACGTTTCTGCCCCTAAACCCGATTTTGAAGCACACGTGGAGATCATAGGCCGGCTGGATGAGCACCCCAATGTCCTCCCTCTCAGAGCTTTCTACTACTCTAAAGATGAGAAGCTTCTCGTCTACGATTACCTCCCCTCCGGCAGCCTCTCTGCCCTCTTACACG GAAGCCGGGGATCAGGACGAACGCCATTGGACTGGGAGAGCCGAGCTCGGATAGCAATGGCGGCAGGGAAAGGCCTCGCGCATCTCCACTCTGCCGGCATCGTCAACGGCAACATCAAAGCCTCTAACGTCATCCTCCGACCTGAACCTGACTCCGCTGCAATCTCCGACTTCGGCCTCACCCCTATCTTTCCCCCTTCCACCGTCTCCCGTGCCTCCGCCGGCTACCGTGCCCCTGAAGTCACAGCCACCTTGAAAGTCACCTTCAAGTCCGATATCTATAGCCTTGGTGTTCTCATCCTCGAGCTCCTCACAGGCCGTGCTCCCAACCAGGCCGTGACGGTGGGCGGCGGTGAGGATGAGGGCGTCGTCGACCTTCCTCGCTGGGTGCAATCGGTTGTGAGGGAGGAGTGGACCGCCGAGGTGTTCGACGCTGAGCTTATGAGGTATCCTGGCGTTGAAGAGGAGATGGTGGGGCTTCTCCAGGTGGCCATGGCCTGCGTCTCCACCATGCCGGACTCCCGACCAGACGCTGCCGAGGTCGTTCGCATGATTAAGAACGTCGTCGGCCGCACCGACGACGAGGATGGTAATGTCCCGTCGAGAGGTGGCTCCGGCGCCCCCTCTCCCCCGCCTGCTTCCACGCCTTGA
- the LOC120261689 gene encoding probable protein phosphatase 2C 57 isoform X3, with protein sequence MAGNFGGGEDGGSSGDGKPPNPLSGGGRLSFGGGNGSSPRLPTLARHASLVFDGHGGRHAADFACSNLPRFISEDVDFPEEIERVVASAFLQTDTAFADACSADSALASGTTALAALIIGRSLVVANAGDCRAVLCRRGKAIEMSRDHKPACSVEKKRIEASGGYIYDGYLNGLLNVARAIGDWHMEGLKDRNGMGPLSAVPEVMQVRLTNEDEFLIIGCDGVWDVFRSQNAVDFARRKLQEHNDPAICCKELVDEALKRKTGDNLSVIVVCFSSSPPPALSVPRARVQRSISAEGLKELQGFLDSLAN encoded by the exons ATGGCGGGGAATTTCGGAGGTGGAGAGGATGGAGGATCAAGTGGTGACGGGAAGCCGCCGAACCCTCTCTCAGGGGGTGGTCGGCTCTCCTTCGGTGGGGGCAATGGGAGCTCCCCGCGCTTGCCAACACTGGCTCGCCATGCATCGTTG GTTTTTGATGGCCATGGGGGAAGACATGCTGCAGACTTTGCTTGCAGTAATTTACCTAGATTTATCTCAGAAGACGTGGATTTTCCTGAGGAGATTGAGAGAGTGGTTGCTTCTGCTTTTTTGCAGACAGATACTGCATTTGCAGATGCCTGCTCTGCTGACTCTGCTCTTGCATCGGGTACTACTGCACTGGCTGCGCTCATCATTGGCAG GTCCCTAGTGGTGGCGAATGCCGGGGACTGCAGAGCGGTCCTTTGTCGTCGTGGTAAGGCCATCGAAATGTCTCGGGACCACAAGCCAGCCTGCTCTGTGGAGAAGAAGCGGATTGAAGCCTCCGGAGGGTACATCTATGATGGATACCTCAATGGGCTGCTTAATGTGGCCCGTGCCATTGGTGACTGGCACATGGAAGGTTTGAAGGACCGGAATGGCATGGGCCCCCTTAGTGCGGTACCTGAAGTAATGCAGGTGAGACTCACCAATGAGGATGAGTTCTTAATAATTGGATGTGACGGTGTTTGGGATGTTTTCCGCAGTCAAAATGCAGTTGATTTTGCCCGTCGGAAACTGCAAGAGCACAACGACCCAGCTATCTGCTGCAAGGAGCTGGTCGATGAGGCCCTCAAGAGGAAGACGGGCGATAACCTGTCTGTGATCGTAGTGTGCTTTAGTTCATCTCCACCACCGGCTTTGTCTGTACCAAGGGCTCGTGTTCAAAGGAGCATCTCGGCAGAAGGCCTGAAGGAGCTTCAAGGTTTCTTGGATAGTCTAGCAAATTAG
- the LOC120261689 gene encoding probable protein phosphatase 2C 57 isoform X1, with translation MAGNFGGGEDGGSSGDGKPPNPLSGGGRLSFGGGNGSSPRLPTLARHASLTKKKVGVSFDLEDSRECCDSEYIPVVRSGGWSDIGFRQSMEDTFVCCDDFMHDYGLKKLGPGPNAFYGVFDGHGGRHAADFACSNLPRFISEDVDFPEEIERVVASAFLQTDTAFADACSADSALASGTTALAALIIGRSLVVANAGDCRAVLCRRGKAIEMSRDHKPACSVEKKRIEASGGYIYDGYLNGLLNVARAIGDWHMEGLKDRNGMGPLSAVPEVMQVRLTNEDEFLIIGCDGVWDVFRSQNAVDFARRKLQEHNDPAICCKELVDEALKRKTGDNLSVIVVCFSSSPPPALSVPRARVQRSISAEGLKELQGFLDSLAN, from the exons ATGGCGGGGAATTTCGGAGGTGGAGAGGATGGAGGATCAAGTGGTGACGGGAAGCCGCCGAACCCTCTCTCAGGGGGTGGTCGGCTCTCCTTCGGTGGGGGCAATGGGAGCTCCCCGCGCTTGCCAACACTGGCTCGCCATGCATCGTTG acaaaaaaaaaagtgggtgtttcttttgatttggaagaTAGTAGGGAATGCTGTGATTCAGAATACATTCCTGTTGTGCGCTCTGGTGGTTGGTCAGATATTGGGTTCCGTCAGAGCATGGAGGATACTTTTGTTTGCTGTGATGACTTCATGCATGATTATGGGCTTAAGAAACTTGGGCCTGGACCTAATGCTTTTTATGGA GTTTTTGATGGCCATGGGGGAAGACATGCTGCAGACTTTGCTTGCAGTAATTTACCTAGATTTATCTCAGAAGACGTGGATTTTCCTGAGGAGATTGAGAGAGTGGTTGCTTCTGCTTTTTTGCAGACAGATACTGCATTTGCAGATGCCTGCTCTGCTGACTCTGCTCTTGCATCGGGTACTACTGCACTGGCTGCGCTCATCATTGGCAG GTCCCTAGTGGTGGCGAATGCCGGGGACTGCAGAGCGGTCCTTTGTCGTCGTGGTAAGGCCATCGAAATGTCTCGGGACCACAAGCCAGCCTGCTCTGTGGAGAAGAAGCGGATTGAAGCCTCCGGAGGGTACATCTATGATGGATACCTCAATGGGCTGCTTAATGTGGCCCGTGCCATTGGTGACTGGCACATGGAAGGTTTGAAGGACCGGAATGGCATGGGCCCCCTTAGTGCGGTACCTGAAGTAATGCAGGTGAGACTCACCAATGAGGATGAGTTCTTAATAATTGGATGTGACGGTGTTTGGGATGTTTTCCGCAGTCAAAATGCAGTTGATTTTGCCCGTCGGAAACTGCAAGAGCACAACGACCCAGCTATCTGCTGCAAGGAGCTGGTCGATGAGGCCCTCAAGAGGAAGACGGGCGATAACCTGTCTGTGATCGTAGTGTGCTTTAGTTCATCTCCACCACCGGCTTTGTCTGTACCAAGGGCTCGTGTTCAAAGGAGCATCTCGGCAGAAGGCCTGAAGGAGCTTCAAGGTTTCTTGGATAGTCTAGCAAATTAG